Proteins encoded by one window of Paenibacillus sp. DCT19:
- a CDS encoding molybdenum cofactor biosynthesis protein B: MVWRTAILTASDKGARGEREDTSAQVIRELVEEELGGEIVEYRIVPDEPDEIIAALIEMTDYFHADLVLTTGGTELAIRDITPEATRRVIEREVPGMAEAMRYSVMSKNRSAMLFRGLCGIRGRTLIVNLPGTPKGVHEHLAAIMDQLPEALLMVTGQFKQ; this comes from the coding sequence ATGGTGTGGAGAACAGCAATCCTGACAGCCAGCGACAAAGGGGCCCGCGGGGAACGTGAGGATACGAGTGCACAAGTCATCCGGGAGCTTGTAGAAGAAGAACTGGGTGGGGAGATCGTAGAGTACCGCATCGTTCCTGATGAACCCGATGAGATTATCGCGGCACTAATTGAGATGACAGATTACTTCCATGCAGACCTAGTACTGACCACAGGGGGTACGGAGCTTGCGATTCGCGATATTACCCCGGAAGCGACAAGACGGGTAATTGAGAGAGAAGTTCCAGGTATGGCTGAAGCCATGCGTTACAGTGTCATGAGCAAAAATCGTTCTGCCATGCTGTTCCGCGGCTTGTGTGGTATTCGTGGACGAACATTGATCGTCAATTTGCCTGGTACGCCTAAGGGGGTACACGAGCATTTGGCAGCCATTATGGATCAGCTTCCAGAGGCACTACTCATGGTTACAGGACAGTTTAAGCAATAG
- a CDS encoding twin-arginine translocase TatA/TatE family subunit — translation MGSAIGPTGFILLVVVALLLFGPNKLPELGRAVGRTFREFKDGAREIISDDDASKRKEQEKAKPLASESAPVDKPEDKRLPE, via the coding sequence ATGGGAAGTGCTATAGGTCCAACAGGTTTTATTTTATTAGTTGTTGTGGCGCTGTTGTTGTTTGGTCCAAACAAGCTTCCTGAACTGGGACGTGCAGTTGGCCGTACTTTTCGTGAATTCAAAGACGGCGCACGCGAGATTATCTCGGATGATGACGCATCCAAGCGCAAGGAGCAGGAAAAGGCCAAGCCACTGGCATCGGAGAGTGCACCTGTAGATAAGCCTGAAGACAAACGCTTGCCGGAGTAA
- the tatC gene encoding twin-arginine translocase subunit TatC gives MTQQTEEMTIVEHLSELRKRLIYVLSVFVLGLIVGFFVADPVYEYLTKAESVKGFVLHAFSFWDGIGIYMKIAGLFSLVVTLPFTVFQIWKFVSPGLRPIERKAALKYVPYVFLLFLIGLSFAYYVVFPMALAFTTSITEKMGLVETYGMKQYFSFLFGIVLPVSLLFELPLLIMFLTAIRILNPTRLRKMRRVAYFILIFIAVVVTPPDFISDLLVMIPLLLLYEFSVFLSAFVYRKQLAADEASESRYTQASDENSMNS, from the coding sequence ATGACGCAGCAGACAGAAGAAATGACAATTGTGGAACATTTGAGCGAGCTGCGCAAGCGGCTGATTTATGTGCTGAGCGTTTTTGTTTTAGGTTTAATTGTAGGATTTTTTGTAGCAGATCCCGTGTATGAGTACTTAACGAAAGCCGAGTCGGTTAAAGGTTTTGTTCTGCACGCCTTTTCTTTCTGGGATGGTATTGGCATCTATATGAAGATTGCGGGACTGTTTTCGCTTGTTGTGACATTGCCATTTACAGTGTTTCAGATCTGGAAATTTGTAAGCCCGGGGCTACGACCTATTGAGCGGAAGGCTGCATTGAAATATGTACCGTATGTCTTTCTTCTGTTCCTGATTGGTCTGTCGTTTGCCTATTATGTTGTCTTCCCGATGGCACTTGCGTTTACAACATCGATTACGGAGAAAATGGGACTTGTCGAGACATATGGGATGAAGCAATATTTCAGTTTTCTGTTTGGCATTGTGCTGCCTGTATCTTTGTTGTTCGAGCTTCCACTGCTCATCATGTTCCTGACAGCAATACGGATTCTGAATCCGACCCGTCTTCGCAAAATGAGAAGAGTGGCTTACTTCATCCTGATCTTCATCGCTGTAGTGGTTACACCACCGGATTTTATCTCAGATCTCCTAGTGATGATTCCCTTGCTTTTGTTGTATGAGTTCAGTGTGTTTCTATCGGCCTTTGTATATCGTAAGCAGTTAGCTGCCGATGAGGCGTCAGAGTCGCGCTACACCCAGGCGAGTGACGAGAACAGCATGAATAGCTAG
- the groES gene encoding co-chaperone GroES — MIRPLGERVLVEPLEQEQTTSFGIVLPDSAKEKPQEGKVIAVGAGVLKDGVRVALEVKEGDRVIFSKYAGTEIKFEGKEYLIMKESDIHAILD; from the coding sequence ATGATCAGACCTTTAGGTGAACGCGTATTGGTAGAACCATTGGAGCAAGAGCAAACTACTTCTTTCGGGATCGTACTTCCGGACTCTGCTAAAGAGAAGCCACAAGAGGGTAAAGTAATTGCTGTTGGCGCTGGAGTGCTGAAAGACGGCGTACGTGTAGCTCTGGAAGTGAAAGAAGGAGACCGCGTAATCTTCTCCAAATATGCCGGTACAGAAATCAAATTCGAAGGTAAAGAATATTTGATTATGAAAGAGAGCGACATTCACGCGATTCTCGACTAA
- the groL gene encoding chaperonin GroEL (60 kDa chaperone family; promotes refolding of misfolded polypeptides especially under stressful conditions; forms two stacked rings of heptamers to form a barrel-shaped 14mer; ends can be capped by GroES; misfolded proteins enter the barrel where they are refolded when GroES binds): MAKDIKFSEDARRSMLRGVDALANAVKVTLGPKGRNVVLEKKFGSPLITNDGVTIAKEIELEDAFENMGAQLVKEVATKTNDVAGDGTTTATVLAQALITEGLKNVTAGASPIGIRKGIDKAVKAAVAELQSISKPVETKQSIAQVAAISAADEEVGELIAEAMEKVGKDGVITVEESKGFATELEVVEGMQFDRGYISPYMITDTDKMEAVLDNPYILITDKKISSTQDILPLLEKIVQQGKPLVLIAEDIEGEALAMLVVNKLRGTFNAVAVKAPGFGDRRKAMLQDIAALTGGQLITEELGLDLKSAVVEQLGTARQIRVTKENTIIVDGAGNKSDIDARVSQIRTQLEETTSEFDKEKLQERLAKLSGGVAVIKVGAATETELKERKLRIEDALNATRAAVEEGIVSGGGTALLNVYQAVAAVALSGDEQTGVNIVLKALEAPIRTIAANAGEEGSVIVERLKKEQTGVGFNAATGEWVNMIEAGIVDPAKVTRYALQNAASVAAMFLTTEAVIADKPEPASAGAGMPDMGGMGGMGGMM, encoded by the coding sequence ATGGCTAAAGACATTAAATTCAGTGAAGATGCTCGTCGCTCTATGCTTCGTGGTGTAGATGCATTGGCTAATGCAGTAAAAGTAACACTCGGTCCTAAAGGCCGTAACGTTGTACTTGAGAAAAAATTCGGAAGCCCGCTCATCACGAATGACGGTGTAACCATCGCTAAAGAAATCGAACTGGAAGATGCATTCGAGAACATGGGTGCACAACTGGTTAAAGAAGTAGCAACCAAAACAAACGATGTTGCCGGTGACGGTACAACTACAGCAACTGTATTGGCTCAAGCGCTGATCACAGAAGGTCTGAAAAACGTAACTGCAGGCGCTAGCCCAATCGGTATCCGTAAAGGGATCGACAAAGCGGTTAAAGCTGCGGTTGCTGAATTGCAATCCATCTCCAAACCAGTTGAAACGAAACAATCCATCGCACAAGTTGCAGCAATCTCTGCTGCTGACGAAGAAGTAGGCGAACTGATCGCTGAAGCTATGGAAAAAGTAGGTAAAGACGGCGTTATCACTGTAGAAGAATCCAAAGGATTCGCAACAGAGCTTGAAGTGGTTGAAGGTATGCAATTCGACCGTGGATACATCTCTCCTTACATGATCACAGATACGGACAAAATGGAAGCTGTTTTGGACAATCCGTACATCTTGATCACAGACAAAAAAATCTCCAGCACGCAAGACATCTTGCCATTGCTTGAGAAAATCGTTCAACAAGGTAAACCACTCGTATTGATCGCTGAAGATATCGAAGGCGAAGCATTGGCGATGTTGGTTGTGAATAAATTGCGTGGTACATTCAATGCTGTAGCTGTTAAAGCTCCAGGATTCGGTGACCGTCGTAAAGCGATGCTGCAAGATATCGCTGCTCTGACTGGTGGCCAATTGATCACGGAAGAACTGGGTCTGGATCTGAAATCCGCTGTTGTGGAACAACTGGGTACAGCTCGTCAAATCCGTGTAACGAAAGAAAACACAATCATCGTTGACGGTGCTGGTAACAAATCCGATATCGATGCACGTGTAAGCCAAATCCGTACGCAATTGGAAGAAACAACTTCCGAGTTCGACAAAGAGAAACTGCAAGAGCGTCTGGCTAAATTGTCTGGCGGCGTAGCAGTAATCAAAGTTGGTGCGGCTACTGAAACTGAATTGAAAGAACGCAAACTGCGCATCGAAGATGCCCTGAACGCAACTCGCGCTGCGGTTGAAGAAGGTATCGTATCCGGTGGTGGTACTGCGCTTCTGAACGTATATCAAGCTGTTGCTGCTGTAGCATTGTCCGGCGATGAGCAAACAGGTGTGAACATCGTACTGAAAGCTCTAGAAGCACCAATCCGTACAATCGCTGCTAACGCTGGCGAAGAAGGTTCCGTAATCGTTGAACGTCTGAAAAAAGAACAAACAGGCGTAGGCTTCAACGCTGCGACTGGCGAATGGGTTAACATGATCGAAGCAGGTATCGTTGACCCTGCGAAAGTAACGCGTTATGCATTGCAAAACGCTGCTTCCGTAGCAGCAATGTTCCTGACGACTGAAGCGGTTATCGCTGACAAACCAGAACCTGCAAGTGCTGGTGCTGGAATGCCTGACATGGGCGGCATGGGTGGAATGGGCGGCATGATGTAA
- a CDS encoding NAD(P)/FAD-dependent oxidoreductase produces the protein MIHMYDVLVIGAGQAGLAAGYYLKQSGLTFLVVDAGSSIGQSWRTRYDSLQLFTPRMYDELPGMPLQGDRHGLPSKDEIADYFEKYAEQMQLPIKLNCAITRLSIEDEIYYAETTEGTITARNVIIATGPFQVKNVPSFANSLSEDIVQLHSSEYKNRSQLVPGTTVVVGGGNSGAQIAVELASDDRQIVYISLARQITFKPLHIMKRSIFWYLEKTGLLRAGTERMKGKWLRNQPEYVYGYELKELIAKERVSMRPRATNAIDDRILYEDGSETKINNIIWATGFQRNDRWIDIHNAFDSDGGVLHERGISPVAGLYFVGLPWQTSRGSALLGWVKYDAQSIVNAVLQS, from the coding sequence ATGATACATATGTACGATGTATTGGTAATCGGAGCTGGGCAAGCAGGGTTAGCAGCAGGTTATTATCTCAAACAATCAGGATTAACTTTCTTGGTCGTTGATGCAGGCTCATCTATTGGGCAATCTTGGCGTACACGGTACGACTCTTTGCAGCTCTTCACTCCACGAATGTATGATGAGTTACCCGGAATGCCTCTTCAAGGAGATCGTCATGGCTTGCCGAGTAAAGATGAAATTGCAGATTATTTTGAAAAGTATGCTGAACAAATGCAGCTTCCGATCAAGTTAAATTGTGCAATTACCCGTCTCTCTATAGAAGATGAAATTTATTATGCGGAAACTACAGAGGGAACGATTACAGCGCGCAATGTTATCATTGCAACTGGGCCTTTCCAGGTTAAAAATGTTCCTAGCTTTGCGAATTCATTATCTGAAGATATTGTTCAACTTCATTCCTCGGAATATAAAAACCGCTCTCAATTGGTTCCGGGAACAACAGTTGTCGTTGGTGGCGGCAATTCAGGTGCCCAGATTGCAGTAGAGTTAGCATCAGATGATAGACAAATAGTGTACATATCCCTAGCTCGACAGATTACATTTAAGCCATTACATATTATGAAACGAAGTATATTTTGGTATTTGGAAAAGACCGGATTGTTACGTGCGGGTACTGAACGTATGAAGGGGAAGTGGTTACGCAATCAGCCTGAGTATGTATACGGCTACGAGTTAAAAGAGCTGATTGCCAAAGAGCGAGTGAGCATGCGTCCGCGAGCTACCAATGCGATAGATGACCGTATCCTATACGAGGATGGTAGTGAGACAAAAATAAATAACATTATCTGGGCAACGGGTTTTCAGCGAAATGATCGTTGGATTGATATTCATAATGCTTTTGATTCCGATGGGGGAGTCTTGCACGAGAGAGGCATATCGCCAGTTGCTGGACTGTACTTTGTAGGATTACCTTGGCAAACATCGCGTGGTTCGGCGTTGCTAGGCTGGGTTAAATACGATGCTCAGAGTATCGTGAATGCTGTCCTTCAGAGCTAG
- a CDS encoding glycoside hydrolase family 2 TIM barrel-domain containing protein, which yields MRNKLNYTPPANGYPEWNNNPEIFQVGRLQAHASMMPFPSIAEALNNKATSSPWYQSLNGVWKFAFAETPDARITSFYETNYDYSQWDEIPVPSHWQLQGYDYPQYTNIRYPWSEREPELKSPFAPTTYNPVGSYIRTFSVPADWKDRPVLLHFAGVESAFYVWVNGELVGYSEDTFTPSEFDISAYLRDGENTLAVEVYRWCDASWLEDQDFWRMSGIFRDVYLYSPSPVQIADFFVQTNLDAAYQDAELQIDVKLFNHNASVTDGMNVQAQLYDAQDQAVLDQPLRAAVSFANDNELSVRLSAEVTNPLKWSAESPNLYTVVLSIQTDNGETVEAVRSRVGFRTFELKDGLMKINGQRIVFKGVNRHEFSPKTGRAITAEDMIRDIELMKSFNVNAVRTSHYPNQSLWYELCDEYGLYVIDETNLETHGSWYYGQKELNENNIPASKPEWRENVLDRCNSMFQRDKNHPSVIIWSLGNESFGGDNFIAMYNHLKQADPTRLVHYEGTFHYRPSDSASDIESTMYIKPQQVEEYAQLKVPKKPYIICEYSHAMGNSCGGLHLYWDVFDRYDILQGAFIWDWIDQALLTTTADGIEYLAYGGDFGESPHDGNFCGNGLILADGSVTPKLEEVKKCYQNVRMEAVNVQEGILRIRNLFLFTDLSEYDLVWTLLHDGKPVENGQLDIAVAPGDSSEIRIPYTLSADLFQEAVLTVSLVTKVATKWAGEGHEVAWDQFVVSPRLQPNKAAEQGKGKSLLVEDVQNELSVSSEHVSFVFDQTTGALTSYQINKQEQLLAPVRPNFWRAVTDNDLGNGLPERSGFWKDAHATSQLIRFEHQVNEQNCIVTSDYTWNAHPGCTLSITYKMLPDGTLEIQQHLIPGEGLPELPEFGMLLQLNNQLDTIAWYGRGPHDNYADRLTSARLGYYTGAVRDQFVPYLRPQECGNKTDVRYAEITSSDNTNGVRFESATPFEINALPWTPEELETHDHVYKLPQSTQTVARINYKQMGVGGDDSWGAPTHAEYTLPANRAYHFTFTVKPV from the coding sequence ATGAGAAACAAATTGAACTACACCCCTCCAGCCAATGGTTATCCTGAATGGAACAATAATCCTGAAATCTTTCAAGTTGGCAGATTACAGGCACATGCTTCAATGATGCCATTTCCGTCTATTGCGGAAGCATTGAACAATAAAGCAACATCTTCTCCTTGGTACCAGTCCCTGAATGGCGTGTGGAAGTTTGCTTTTGCGGAAACGCCAGATGCTCGAATCACGTCCTTTTACGAGACGAATTACGATTATAGCCAGTGGGACGAGATCCCGGTTCCTTCGCACTGGCAGCTTCAAGGCTATGATTACCCACAATATACGAATATCCGTTACCCATGGTCAGAGCGTGAGCCAGAATTAAAATCACCATTCGCACCAACAACCTACAATCCTGTTGGTTCTTATATCCGAACGTTCTCCGTTCCTGCTGATTGGAAGGATCGCCCTGTTCTTCTCCATTTCGCAGGGGTTGAATCTGCGTTCTATGTGTGGGTTAACGGCGAATTAGTCGGTTATAGCGAAGACACCTTTACACCTTCGGAATTTGACATTAGTGCGTATCTACGTGATGGCGAGAATACACTTGCCGTGGAAGTGTACCGTTGGTGTGATGCGAGCTGGCTGGAAGATCAAGACTTCTGGCGGATGAGCGGGATTTTCCGTGACGTATATCTGTATTCCCCTTCACCGGTTCAGATTGCTGACTTCTTCGTACAGACTAACCTTGATGCAGCCTATCAGGATGCTGAGCTACAGATCGATGTGAAACTGTTCAATCACAATGCCAGCGTTACAGATGGCATGAACGTGCAGGCACAGCTCTATGATGCACAGGATCAAGCGGTGCTGGATCAACCATTACGTGCGGCTGTTTCTTTTGCCAATGATAACGAACTGAGTGTTCGCTTATCTGCCGAGGTTACCAATCCACTGAAATGGAGTGCAGAATCCCCCAATCTATATACAGTAGTTCTGTCTATCCAGACGGACAATGGTGAAACGGTTGAAGCGGTTCGTTCCCGCGTTGGATTCCGTACGTTTGAATTGAAGGACGGTTTGATGAAAATCAATGGTCAACGTATTGTTTTCAAAGGCGTTAATCGCCATGAATTCTCTCCGAAAACAGGACGTGCGATTACCGCTGAGGATATGATCCGTGACATTGAGCTGATGAAATCTTTCAATGTTAACGCTGTTCGCACCTCACATTATCCTAACCAATCGCTCTGGTACGAGCTGTGTGATGAGTACGGCCTCTATGTCATTGATGAGACGAATCTGGAGACACATGGATCATGGTACTACGGACAAAAGGAACTGAATGAGAACAACATTCCTGCAAGCAAGCCAGAATGGCGAGAGAATGTGTTAGATCGCTGTAACTCGATGTTCCAACGGGACAAGAACCATCCGTCCGTCATCATCTGGTCATTGGGTAATGAATCCTTCGGTGGCGACAACTTCATCGCCATGTACAATCATCTGAAACAGGCTGACCCAACAAGACTCGTTCATTACGAGGGAACGTTCCATTATCGACCTTCGGATTCAGCGAGTGATATTGAGTCAACCATGTATATCAAACCTCAACAAGTAGAGGAATATGCCCAGCTGAAGGTGCCGAAGAAACCCTATATCATCTGTGAATACAGCCATGCCATGGGTAACTCATGTGGTGGATTACACTTATACTGGGATGTATTTGACCGTTATGATATTCTGCAGGGAGCCTTTATCTGGGACTGGATCGACCAGGCGCTGCTCACAACTACAGCAGATGGGATTGAGTATCTCGCCTATGGCGGGGATTTCGGAGAATCACCGCATGATGGTAATTTCTGCGGAAACGGACTGATCCTGGCAGATGGCTCAGTTACACCGAAGCTTGAAGAAGTGAAGAAATGTTACCAAAATGTTCGCATGGAAGCCGTGAATGTACAGGAGGGTATTTTGCGTATCCGTAATCTCTTCCTGTTCACCGATCTGAGCGAATACGATCTTGTATGGACGTTATTACACGATGGTAAACCTGTTGAGAACGGTCAACTTGACATTGCCGTGGCACCTGGAGACTCAAGCGAAATCCGGATTCCTTATACACTATCGGCAGATCTGTTCCAAGAAGCGGTGTTAACCGTGTCGCTCGTGACCAAAGTTGCAACCAAATGGGCAGGCGAAGGTCATGAGGTCGCTTGGGATCAGTTCGTTGTATCGCCAAGATTGCAACCAAACAAGGCAGCAGAGCAAGGCAAGGGTAAATCGTTACTCGTAGAGGATGTGCAGAACGAGTTGAGCGTAAGTAGTGAACATGTATCGTTTGTTTTTGACCAAACTACAGGCGCGCTTACCTCCTATCAGATCAACAAGCAAGAGCAATTGCTTGCACCTGTCCGGCCTAATTTCTGGCGTGCTGTGACAGATAATGATCTAGGTAACGGTCTCCCAGAGCGTTCCGGCTTCTGGAAGGATGCACACGCGACTAGCCAATTAATTCGCTTCGAACACCAAGTGAATGAACAAAATTGCATCGTGACGAGCGATTATACGTGGAATGCACATCCAGGGTGCACGTTGTCCATTACGTACAAGATGCTCCCAGATGGCACGCTGGAAATACAGCAGCATCTTATTCCAGGTGAAGGATTACCCGAGCTACCGGAATTCGGCATGCTGCTGCAACTGAATAACCAGCTGGATACAATCGCTTGGTATGGTAGAGGGCCACACGATAACTATGCAGACCGGCTGACCAGTGCACGATTAGGATATTACACTGGAGCGGTACGCGATCAATTCGTTCCGTACCTGAGACCACAGGAATGCGGTAACAAAACCGATGTACGTTATGCTGAAATTACGTCCAGCGATAACACAAACGGTGTCCGCTTCGAATCAGCAACACCATTCGAGATTAATGCATTGCCGTGGACGCCTGAGGAACTTGAGACACATGACCATGTGTACAAACTACCTCAGAGCACCCAGACTGTTGCCCGCATCAATTACAAACAAATGGGCGTAGGCGGAGATGATAGCTGGGGTGCGCCAACTCATGCGGAATATACATTGCCCGCTAATCGTGCGTACCACTTCACCTTTACGGTTAAACCTGTATAA
- a CDS encoding AraC family transcriptional regulator: METQFRFGKIDETSRLPIYMTTVGYWEHQKDTDRPQGFPDYQIHQVIEGQGKLIIQDEEHMVGPGDVFFLYPDIPHRYLPISDRWELAWISFQGREASELLSYAGITHSRVCRLTSNKLLQGLQHMLVREENVEDTQYEIECSKWLYALLLDLKSMLIAPANQNDELQRLKPVLRYIAEHLDQSLSLAELAEVAVVSPQYLCRLFQRALSTRPLFYVNQQRINRSKQLMFSEMQLRIYEIAHRVGYENASYFCAMFKRHTGMSPESFRKLHGLQ, from the coding sequence GTGGAAACTCAATTTAGGTTTGGAAAAATAGACGAGACCTCTCGTTTGCCGATATATATGACTACAGTAGGTTATTGGGAGCATCAGAAGGACACAGATCGTCCGCAGGGCTTCCCTGATTATCAGATCCATCAGGTCATTGAAGGGCAGGGAAAGCTGATTATTCAGGATGAAGAGCATATGGTCGGCCCGGGTGATGTGTTTTTCTTATACCCTGACATTCCGCATCGTTATCTGCCTATAAGTGATCGCTGGGAGCTGGCATGGATATCCTTTCAGGGGCGAGAGGCAAGTGAGTTGCTCTCGTATGCGGGCATTACCCATTCACGCGTATGCAGATTGACATCCAACAAGCTATTACAAGGGTTACAGCACATGCTTGTGAGAGAAGAGAATGTGGAAGATACCCAGTATGAAATTGAATGCTCCAAGTGGTTGTACGCCCTGCTGCTGGATCTTAAATCAATGCTGATCGCGCCAGCTAACCAGAATGATGAGTTACAGCGTTTAAAGCCTGTGTTGCGATATATCGCTGAGCATCTGGATCAGTCGTTGTCTCTAGCCGAGCTGGCCGAAGTGGCTGTTGTATCCCCGCAGTATTTGTGCCGCTTGTTCCAGCGGGCATTATCCACCAGACCGTTGTTCTATGTGAATCAACAGCGTATTAATCGCAGCAAGCAATTGATGTTTAGTGAGATGCAGCTGCGAATTTACGAAATTGCCCATCGGGTTGGGTACGAGAATGCCAGTTACTTTTGCGCCATGTTCAAAAGGCATACCGGCATGAGCCCGGAAAGCTTCCGTAAGCTACATGGATTGCAATGA
- a CDS encoding helix-turn-helix domain-containing protein, translating into MHIHSNTLYLRLRKIEEILGVDLNDSEGWMKIYLAFHLSEVYAVTHTPSI; encoded by the coding sequence TTGCATATTCATAGCAATACACTCTATTTACGTCTACGTAAAATAGAAGAGATTCTAGGTGTTGATCTGAATGATTCAGAAGGCTGGATGAAAATCTATCTGGCGTTTCATTTAAGCGAAGTATACGCTGTGACGCATACACCTTCCATATAA
- a CDS encoding GAF domain-containing protein encodes MLNETIHSFMTLSFGTCRYGIWLKDDYDVQWNNWLLVGEMPDNIEEIPPGSEWKIFKYTFEFLSHCHIRVAVDTQKQLTLLQSERLESLIREELLKQQIMKERVHNERWMTGLRELTCSLELNDLLLKIMENALKVIPSLSCGLFMMVDPESGKMIPRAKVGFQDSVFQYQGEIDEGITGKVYEEGIGRIYSNPEEAYRDMDNVNPEKASIIVSALPDGSVAKGMIAVPVTMNTRKIGVMLVYQFTQYRRFAPHDLNVMQGFADQAAIAISNATMYSELLEKNRYLVSRNEIHNQFTKLSIEHGSLGHTIEKVGSMLNLPTYYIDMARNDWYPTIPESAVLHEINIYSLIENSFDPVSLPGDGHPDVYLYPIVYGALVLGCFLIDLHHPLRQLDHVILEQGGAIVTLNMMNTYSLTEMTYRKNQDYFGDLVQYREPQQLESRLASFHLPTHQSLFVIQVQLQSEHLDMKTTENWVRKLIGFTDKELGTTEHLLFNTHNKITILAAASDPKIRLHVISTLEVAIQKWTTSKTPQLLMGIGGMYRGLEYVSKSNDEATRALSFLLKRNKVGIMLYEDIGINKLFLNQETSDIENYIHEVLAPLQQQKSGSSNLRSKPIFPRTAPFRPRPNDCIFIAIHSIYVYVK; translated from the coding sequence ATGTTAAATGAGACGATACATTCCTTTATGACACTTAGCTTTGGCACCTGTCGATATGGCATATGGCTCAAGGATGATTATGATGTTCAGTGGAATAACTGGCTGCTTGTAGGAGAGATGCCCGACAATATCGAGGAAATACCTCCAGGTTCAGAGTGGAAAATATTTAAATATACGTTTGAATTTCTATCCCATTGCCATATTCGTGTTGCTGTCGATACTCAGAAGCAGCTGACCCTCTTACAGAGTGAACGTCTGGAATCATTGATCCGGGAAGAACTGCTCAAACAGCAGATTATGAAGGAGCGTGTACATAATGAGCGCTGGATGACGGGGCTAAGAGAGCTTACCTGTTCACTAGAATTGAACGATCTGTTGCTGAAAATTATGGAGAATGCGCTAAAAGTAATCCCATCCCTATCCTGTGGTTTGTTTATGATGGTTGATCCCGAATCAGGCAAAATGATTCCCAGAGCCAAGGTTGGTTTTCAAGATAGTGTGTTTCAGTATCAAGGAGAGATCGATGAAGGAATTACTGGGAAGGTATATGAGGAAGGCATCGGCCGTATATACAGTAACCCGGAAGAGGCGTACAGAGATATGGATAACGTTAATCCAGAGAAAGCCAGTATTATTGTTAGTGCGTTACCCGACGGTAGTGTGGCTAAAGGCATGATTGCTGTTCCAGTCACAATGAACACGCGGAAAATCGGGGTCATGCTCGTCTATCAATTCACGCAATACAGGCGTTTTGCCCCGCATGATCTGAACGTGATGCAAGGGTTTGCAGATCAGGCGGCGATCGCCATCTCGAACGCAACCATGTATTCTGAGCTACTGGAGAAGAATCGTTATCTTGTAAGCCGCAATGAAATTCATAATCAGTTTACCAAACTATCGATTGAACACGGTTCTTTAGGTCATACCATTGAGAAGGTAGGTTCGATGCTTAACTTGCCTACCTATTATATTGATATGGCGAGAAACGATTGGTATCCTACGATACCTGAGAGTGCTGTGCTTCATGAGATCAATATCTACAGCTTGATAGAGAACAGCTTCGACCCTGTGTCATTGCCTGGAGATGGGCATCCCGACGTATATTTATATCCGATCGTATATGGTGCGCTTGTGCTCGGTTGTTTCCTCATTGACCTGCATCATCCCCTGCGTCAGCTTGACCATGTTATTTTGGAACAGGGCGGAGCTATTGTCACATTGAATATGATGAATACCTACTCTCTGACGGAGATGACATATCGCAAAAACCAGGATTATTTCGGTGATCTCGTTCAATATCGGGAACCTCAGCAGTTAGAGAGCAGGCTTGCCAGTTTTCATTTACCCACCCATCAATCCTTATTCGTCATTCAGGTTCAGCTTCAGAGTGAACACCTGGATATGAAAACAACGGAAAATTGGGTTCGTAAGCTGATTGGCTTTACCGACAAGGAGTTAGGCACAACAGAGCATCTACTATTTAATACGCACAATAAAATAACGATTCTGGCTGCCGCCTCCGATCCCAAAATCCGGCTGCACGTCATTAGCACACTTGAAGTCGCCATCCAGAAATGGACTACCTCCAAGACGCCGCAACTCTTGATGGGAATTGGCGGCATGTATCGTGGCCTGGAGTATGTATCCAAGAGCAATGACGAGGCTACACGCGCACTTTCCTTTTTGCTGAAGCGTAATAAAGTAGGCATAATGCTCTATGAGGATATTGGCATTAACAAGCTCTTCCTCAATCAAGAGACGTCGGATATTGAAAACTATATTCATGAAGTTCTAGCACCGCTCCAGCAGCAGAAATCGGGGAGCTCGAACTTACGCTCAAAACCTATATTTCCGAGAACCGCTCCGTTCAGGCCACGGCCGAACGATTGCATATTCATAGCAATACACTCTATTTACGTCTACGTAAAATAG